The Verrucomicrobiia bacterium DNA window GTGACGCCGGTTACGAGGTGGAAGATATGGGTACCCATTCCGCAGAATCCACGGACTACGCAGAATACGCCGTAAAGGTAGGGCGCGCCGTTCAACAAGACCCTAACGCCCGGGGTATCCTTCTTTGCCGCTCAGGGGAGGGAATGGAGATTGCTGCCAATAAGCTAAAGGGGATTAGGGCAGCCCTTGTGTGGCGGCCTGATATTGCCGCAGAGACCCGTCGCGACAATGATTCCAATATCCTCGTGCTTCCGGCGGACTTTGTTGCCGAGCACGATATGCTGGCCATTGCCCGCTCCTTCCTGGATACGGATTTTTCAGGTGAAGAGCGCCATCAGCGTCGGATAGATCAGATCAAGGCACTGGAGACAGAATGAAGGCTGAAATCTGCCCAGGTATCCTTACTCATACGCTTGAAGAATATACCGCACGTATCCAGGGGATAGAGCAGTCTGGCTCCCTCTGGGCGCACCTGGACATTATGGATGGCCAATTTGTGCCAAATATTACGGTCATGCCGTACGAGATTATGGGTATCCCCACGAGTCTTAACCTTGAAGCCCACCTCATGGCCTACCGCCCTGAACGCTACTATTCAGACCTGACCGTGGCACGCATTTCCCGCGTCCTTCTCCACCGTGAGGCATTCGATACCTTTGAAGAAACCGCAACCGCACTTCATCAGGCAAGCGACTATTTTGCGGAAGTAGGGCTGGTCATCAACCCGAATACAGAGATTGAACCTTATAAGGACCTCCCCATCCAGGTAGTCCAAGTAATGGGTGTAACACCGGGCGCGTCTGGGCAGACTATGTTTGATACGACATATGATAGAATTAAGAAGGTCGCTAGCCAGGGCATGCCTATTACCATTGCGGTAGACGGAGGAATCCGGGAAGAGAACATCCGCGAGCTTCAAAAAGCAGGAGCAAACCGGTTTGTTATTACTTCGCAATTAGGCGCCATCTCGGCTATCCAACAAAATTTGAAACACTTTACCCAGCTGCTCTTAAGCGCAGCGTAAGTAGCCCTAAAGGAGGGATATGAAAAAGGTCCGCATAGGTATTAACGGCTTTGGACGCATTGGCCGTAATGCCCTCAAAATTGCAGTTGAACACAAGAATGAATGCGAAGTGGTTGGTATCAACGATCTGACCGATACCAAGACCCTTGCACACCTTCTCAAGCACGACACCACCTACGGTACCTACAAGGGTGAGGTTTCGCATGATGACCAGCATATTATTGTTGATGGCAACAAGATCCGCGTCTTTGCCGAAAAGGACCCTGCCATGCTTGGTTGGGGTGACTTGGACGTAGATGTGGTGATCGAGTCTACCGGCCGTTTCCTGGACAAGGTTACTGCAGGTGCTCACATTAAAGCCGGTGCCAAGCGCGTCGTTATCTCCGCACCTTCCAAGGGCGAGGAGCCTGCCCCTACCCACGTCATGGGTGTAAACCCTGCCGATGGCTCTGAGGAGATCATCAACAACGCTTCTTGTACAACCAACAACATTGCCCCGGTAATGATGGTGCTGGAAGAGGTGTTTGGCATTGAGAAGGCGCTCATGTCTACTATCCACTCGTATACTGCGAGCCAGGTAATCCAAGACGCCCCTTCCAAAGACTTGCGTGAGGCACGCGCCGCTGCCCAGAACATTGTCCCAACTTCTACGGGGGCAGCTATTGCAGCTGCGCAGTCACTCCCTTCCTTGAAGGGTAAGT harbors:
- the gap gene encoding type I glyceraldehyde-3-phosphate dehydrogenase, giving the protein MKKVRIGINGFGRIGRNALKIAVEHKNECEVVGINDLTDTKTLAHLLKHDTTYGTYKGEVSHDDQHIIVDGNKIRVFAEKDPAMLGWGDLDVDVVIESTGRFLDKVTAGAHIKAGAKRVVISAPSKGEEPAPTHVMGVNPADGSEEIINNASCTTNNIAPVMMVLEEVFGIEKALMSTIHSYTASQVIQDAPSKDLREARAAAQNIVPTSTGAAIAAAQSLPSLKGKFDGLSFRVPTIVVSCSDITAVLKKDVTVEDINKALEDAAKRPSLKGILTVTHEELVSSDFKGDSHSAVVDLSLTRVVGGNLVKVVVWYDNEWGYSNRLVEQVIHVGKQL
- a CDS encoding RpiB/LacA/LacB family sugar-phosphate isomerase, with product DAGYEVEDMGTHSAESTDYAEYAVKVGRAVQQDPNARGILLCRSGEGMEIAANKLKGIRAALVWRPDIAAETRRDNDSNILVLPADFVAEHDMLAIARSFLDTDFSGEERHQRRIDQIKALETE